One window of the Cryptomeria japonica chromosome 7, Sugi_1.0, whole genome shotgun sequence genome contains the following:
- the LOC131856993 gene encoding uncharacterized protein LOC131856993 codes for MKDIQDQVKVKLQHSNFKYKTHADKRRKDVTFNVGDLVMVHLNKERLPKGHYTKLMAKKIGPFTILKCSGPNAYHVDLPLDIHLSPIFNVADLYLYKGPVDNSVNVGAADSLVDAQFSVLPKQPPLEIAGILDTRVARKTRRHTYYEYLVQWKDQPIEDATWVTSDILHQLGFPVPAVPTQGT; via the coding sequence ATGAAGGATATTCAGGATCAGGTTAAGGTAAAGCTTCAGCATTCTAATTTCAAATATAAAACTCATGCAGATAAAAGGAGGAAAGATGTAACATTCAATGTTGGGGATTTGGTCATGGTCCATTTAAATAAAGAAAGGCTACCTAAGGGTCATTATACGAAGCTTATGGCCAAAAAGATTGGACCTTTTACAATTCTCAAATGCAGTGGTCCTAATGCCTATCATGTTGATCTTCCTCTGGATATTCATttatccccaatctttaatgttgctgatctaTATTTGTATAAAGGTCCTGTTGATAATTCTGTGAATGTAGGTGCTGCTGATTCTCTTGTTGATGCACAATTTTCAGTTCTTCCTAAGCAACCACCTTTGGAGATTGCAGGTATCTTAGACACTCGCGTTGCCCGGAAGACAAGACGACACACTTACTATGAGTATTTGGTTCAGTGGAAAGATCAGCCGATTGAAGATGCTACATGGGTTACTTCTGACATTTTGCATCAACTCGGATTTCCTGTTCCCGCAgtcccaactcaagggacttga